In Candidatus Micrarchaeum acidiphilum ARMAN-2, the following are encoded in one genomic region:
- a CDS encoding ribosomal protein S10: MSDTAVIKLASISKDDADSVMQQIKTITSSLNIKTRGPFPLPTKKIKLATRKAPGADGSHTFEKWELRIHKRLMKIYANDQALRQIMRIAVPDTVQIEITLM; the protein is encoded by the coding sequence ATGAGCGATACAGCAGTAATAAAGCTTGCGAGCATATCGAAGGACGACGCGGATTCGGTAATGCAGCAGATAAAGACCATTACGTCCTCGCTCAACATAAAGACCAGGGGTCCGTTCCCGCTGCCGACCAAGAAGATAAAGCTGGCAACCAGGAAGGCTCCTGGGGCTGACGGCAGCCACACATTCGAGAAATGGGAGCTCAGGATTCACAAGAGGCTCATGAAGATCTATGCGAATGACCAGGCTCTCAGGCAGATAATGAGAATAGCGGTCCCTGACACGGTCCAGATAGAGATAACCCTTATGTGA
- a CDS encoding translation elongation factor EF-1, subunit alpha has product MADKPHMNLIFIGHVDHGKSTTVGRLLFETGVITDRDIARYKELTQQMNRPTFEFAFVMDQLKEERERGITIDIMHRDFQTQKFYFTIIDAPGHRDFVKNMITGASQADAAVLVVSAVDGVQAQTREHAILANVLGIQQVIIGVNKMDAANYEQAKFEATKKAVTDLLKSLGYRNVDSMMVVPYSALQGDNVAKKSDKLPWYNGPTLLGSLDLLNVPTKPTDKPLRLPIQDVYSKSGFGTVPVGRVETGVMKPGDQIIIMPSGIKAEVKSIEMHHQPLQKAEPGDNVGFNIKGVDRKDVKRGDVVGPVSNPPNVVSEFTAQIIVLHHQNVIAKGYTPVFHIHTAQIACTITDILEKKDPKTGQTMEKNPETIKTGDIAIVKIKPTKPISAEKYSEFPQMGRFAIRDMGETVGAGVILDIVPLQK; this is encoded by the coding sequence ATGGCAGATAAACCACATATGAACCTGATCTTTATAGGACACGTTGACCATGGAAAGTCAACCACAGTTGGAAGGCTGCTCTTTGAAACGGGAGTTATTACCGACAGGGATATAGCAAGGTACAAGGAGCTTACCCAGCAGATGAACAGGCCCACGTTCGAATTTGCATTCGTAATGGACCAGCTCAAGGAGGAAAGGGAAAGAGGCATAACAATAGACATAATGCACAGGGACTTCCAGACCCAGAAATTCTATTTTACCATAATAGACGCGCCAGGGCACAGGGACTTCGTCAAGAACATGATAACCGGAGCAAGCCAGGCCGATGCAGCAGTGCTTGTCGTAAGCGCGGTTGACGGAGTGCAGGCGCAGACAAGGGAACACGCAATACTTGCAAACGTGCTCGGCATACAGCAGGTAATAATAGGAGTTAACAAGATGGACGCTGCAAACTACGAGCAGGCCAAGTTCGAAGCCACCAAGAAGGCGGTCACTGACCTGCTAAAGTCGCTCGGATACAGGAATGTTGACTCGATGATGGTAGTGCCATATTCAGCGCTTCAGGGGGACAACGTAGCCAAGAAATCCGACAAGCTGCCGTGGTACAACGGCCCGACTCTGCTCGGAAGCCTTGATTTGCTCAATGTCCCGACCAAGCCCACGGACAAGCCACTCAGGCTGCCGATACAGGACGTTTACAGCAAGTCCGGATTCGGAACTGTGCCAGTAGGCAGGGTAGAGACAGGCGTCATGAAGCCGGGAGACCAGATAATCATAATGCCAAGCGGCATAAAAGCCGAGGTCAAGAGCATAGAGATGCACCACCAGCCGCTGCAGAAGGCAGAGCCTGGCGACAACGTAGGATTCAACATAAAGGGCGTTGACAGAAAGGACGTGAAGAGGGGAGACGTAGTCGGACCTGTTTCAAACCCGCCCAATGTAGTATCAGAGTTTACTGCGCAGATAATAGTGCTGCACCACCAGAACGTTATAGCAAAGGGCTATACGCCAGTGTTCCACATACACACGGCGCAGATAGCGTGCACCATAACAGACATACTTGAAAAGAAGGACCCGAAGACCGGCCAGACAATGGAAAAGAATCCCGAGACCATAAAGACGGGCGATATAGCCATAGTGAAGATAAAGCCCACAAAGCCCATATCTGCAGAAAAGTACAGCGAGTTCCCGCAGATGGGAAGGTTCGCAATAAGGGATATGGGAGAAACCGTAGGCGCAGGAGTAATACTGGACATAGTGCCGTTGCAGAAATAG